From one Streptococcus oralis genomic stretch:
- a CDS encoding ABC transporter permease, with product MKKYVFMRVLRSLLSIFLVTTLTYTIIYTMVPRKLIFKQDTNYNKIATTPDKRDNYENTVYERMGYIEYYDTKELQERASTMDSSVTVDANDTNKAIYEKYINQLGNGWTLGVFTESGQFYATREIPIFERVFKFYANLLDIDHTNKIQDPENPNLERYLRFENDPAIGWSLVGSGTKHKYLLYFNSQFPFVHQNFVNLNLGDSYPTYANTPVLQVITQGQGQTKTSEVQFPTGKKTSSVNIYSRTYKSPSQADAREVANYGKDDPYTATESNYQYPSMITSSAIAGLIGLAISYAIAVPLGSAMARYKNTWIDSFSTGALTFLLALPTIALVYIIRLIGSSIGFPDSFPILGAGDWRSYVLPAVILGLLGAPGLAIWIRRYMIDLQSQDFVRFARAKGLSEKEISNKHIFKNAMVPLVSGIPGSIIGVIGGATLTETVFAFPGMGKMLIDSVKASNNNMVVGLVFIFTCVSIFSYLIGDIWMTIIDPRIKLTEKGGK from the coding sequence ATGAAAAAATATGTTTTTATGCGTGTATTACGTTCATTGTTGTCTATTTTCTTGGTGACAACTTTGACTTACACAATTATTTATACGATGGTTCCTCGGAAATTGATTTTCAAGCAGGATACCAACTATAACAAGATTGCAACGACGCCAGATAAACGGGACAATTATGAAAATACCGTTTATGAGCGGATGGGCTATATCGAGTACTACGATACCAAAGAGTTGCAAGAAAGAGCTAGCACGATGGATTCATCTGTAACAGTAGATGCCAATGATACAAATAAGGCGATCTATGAAAAATACATCAACCAACTAGGAAATGGTTGGACGTTGGGTGTATTCACAGAGAGCGGACAATTCTATGCGACTCGTGAAATTCCTATTTTTGAGCGTGTGTTCAAATTCTATGCAAACTTGCTTGATATTGACCATACAAACAAGATTCAAGATCCAGAAAATCCTAATTTAGAGCGTTATTTGCGATTTGAAAACGATCCAGCTATTGGATGGTCTTTGGTAGGTTCAGGGACTAAACATAAATACCTCTTGTACTTCAACAGTCAATTCCCATTTGTTCATCAAAACTTTGTGAACTTAAACTTAGGAGATTCTTATCCAACTTATGCCAATACTCCTGTGCTTCAAGTTATCACACAAGGACAAGGACAAACCAAGACTTCTGAAGTTCAATTCCCAACTGGTAAGAAAACATCATCAGTCAATATCTACTCAAGAACTTATAAATCTCCAAGTCAAGCTGATGCGCGTGAAGTAGCGAACTACGGTAAAGATGATCCATATACAGCTACTGAAAGCAACTATCAGTATCCATCTATGATTACCAGTTCTGCTATTGCTGGTTTGATTGGCCTTGCAATTTCGTATGCAATCGCGGTTCCACTTGGTTCTGCAATGGCTCGTTACAAGAATACTTGGATTGATAGTTTCTCTACAGGAGCTTTAACATTCTTACTTGCTCTTCCAACTATCGCTCTTGTCTATATCATTCGTTTGATTGGTTCTTCAATTGGATTCCCGGATTCATTCCCTATCTTGGGTGCTGGAGACTGGCGTTCATATGTACTACCTGCAGTTATTCTTGGTTTACTTGGTGCACCTGGTTTAGCTATCTGGATTCGCCGTTACATGATTGACTTACAATCACAAGACTTTGTTCGTTTTGCTCGTGCAAAAGGTCTTTCTGAGAAAGAAATTTCAAACAAACACATCTTTAAAAATGCCATGGTACCGCTTGTTTCAGGTATTCCAGGTTCTATTATCGGTGTTATTGGTGGAGCTACTCTTACTGAAACAGTTTTCGCCTTCCCAGGTATGGGTAAAATGTTGATTGACTCTGTAAAAGCGTCAAATAATAACATGGTAGTTGGTCTAGTTTTCATCTTTACTTGCGTCTCAATCTTCTCTTACTTAATTGGGGATATTTGGATGACAATTATTGACCCACGTATTAAGTTGACAGAGAAAGGAGGCAAATAA
- the oppC gene encoding oligopeptide ABC transporter permease OppC gives MSTMNNDKFQFVKRDDFASEAIDAPAYSYWGSVFRQFLKKKSTIIMLGILISIVLMSFIYPMFSDFDFNDVSKVNDFSARYIKPNAEHWFGTDSNGKSLFDGVWFGARNSILISVIATFINLVIGVIVGGIWGISKSVDRIMMEVYNVINNIPSLLIVIVLTYSIGAGFWNLIFAMSVTTWIGIAYMIRIQIMRYRDLEYNLASRTLGTPTYKIVIKNIMPQLVSVIVTTTSQMLPAFISYEAFLSFFGLGLPITVPSLGRLISDYSQNVTTNAYLFWIPLTTLVLVSLSLFVVGQNLADASDPRTHR, from the coding sequence ATGTCTACAATGAATAATGATAAATTTCAGTTTGTAAAACGCGATGACTTTGCCTCTGAAGCAATTGATGCTCCCGCCTACTCATATTGGGGTTCTGTTTTTAGACAATTTTTGAAAAAGAAATCAACTATCATCATGCTTGGTATTTTGATTTCAATCGTTTTGATGAGTTTCATCTACCCAATGTTCTCAGATTTTGATTTTAACGATGTAAGTAAAGTAAATGATTTTAGTGCTCGTTATATCAAACCGAATGCCGAACATTGGTTTGGTACAGATAGCAATGGTAAATCCTTGTTTGACGGGGTTTGGTTTGGTGCGCGTAATTCAATTCTTATCTCTGTAATTGCCACTTTTATCAACCTTGTAATTGGTGTTATTGTCGGGGGTATCTGGGGTATTTCAAAATCAGTTGACCGCATCATGATGGAAGTTTACAACGTTATCAATAACATCCCATCACTTTTGATTGTTATTGTTTTGACTTACTCTATCGGTGCAGGTTTCTGGAATTTGATTTTTGCCATGAGTGTGACTACATGGATTGGTATTGCTTATATGATACGTATTCAAATCATGCGTTACCGTGATTTGGAGTACAACCTTGCTTCACGCACACTCGGAACTCCAACATACAAAATTGTCATTAAAAATATCATGCCACAATTGGTATCTGTTATTGTTACGACTACATCACAAATGCTTCCAGCCTTTATCTCGTATGAAGCCTTTCTGTCATTCTTTGGACTTGGATTGCCAATTACAGTACCAAGTTTAGGACGATTGATTTCAGATTATTCACAGAACGTAACGACAAATGCATACCTCTTCTGGATTCCATTGACAACTTTGGTCTTGGTATCCTTGTCACTTTTCGTAGTTGGTCAAAACCTAGCGGATGCTAGTGATCCACGTACACATAGATAG
- a CDS encoding ABC transporter ATP-binding protein, with product MTKEKNVILTAQDIVVEFDVRDKILTAIRGVSLELIEGEVLALVGESGSGKSVLTKTFTGMLEDNGRIAQGSIDYRGQDLTALTSNKEWEKIRGAKIATIFQDPMTSLDPINTIGSQITEVIVKHQGKTAKEAKEMAIDYMNKVGIPDAEKRFEEYPFQYSGGMRQRIVIAIALACRPDILICDEPTTALDVTIQAQIIDLLKTLQNEYHFTIIFITHDLGVVASIADKVAVMYAGEIVEYGTVEEVFYDPRHPYTWSLLSSLPQLADDKGELYSIPGTPPSLYTELKGDAFALRSDYAMQIDFEQKAPQFSVTDTHWAKTWLLHENAPKVEKPGVIADLHDKIRDKMGFAHLED from the coding sequence ATGACAAAAGAAAAAAATGTAATTTTGACTGCTCAAGATATTGTCGTGGAATTTGATGTTCGTGACAAAATTTTGACAGCTATTCGTGGAGTATCTCTGGAGTTGATTGAGGGCGAAGTGCTTGCACTCGTTGGAGAATCTGGTTCAGGGAAATCTGTTTTAACAAAAACCTTTACAGGGATGTTAGAAGACAATGGACGTATTGCCCAAGGAAGCATCGACTATCGTGGACAAGACTTGACTGCTCTTACTTCTAACAAGGAATGGGAGAAGATTCGTGGTGCTAAAATTGCGACCATCTTCCAAGACCCAATGACAAGTTTGGACCCAATCAATACAATCGGTAGTCAAATTACTGAAGTGATCGTTAAACACCAAGGGAAAACAGCTAAGGAAGCCAAAGAGATGGCAATCGACTATATGAACAAGGTCGGAATTCCAGACGCTGAAAAACGTTTTGAAGAGTATCCTTTCCAATATTCTGGAGGGATGCGCCAACGTATCGTTATTGCGATTGCCCTTGCCTGTCGTCCAGATATCTTGATCTGTGACGAGCCAACAACGGCTCTTGATGTAACCATTCAAGCGCAAATCATTGATTTGCTTAAAACTTTGCAAAATGAGTACCACTTTACCATTATCTTTATCACCCATGACCTTGGTGTGGTAGCAAGTATTGCCGATAAGGTAGCGGTTATGTATGCTGGTGAAATTGTAGAATATGGAACTGTTGAGGAAGTTTTCTACGACCCACGTCATCCATATACTTGGAGTCTCTTGTCTAGCTTGCCTCAGCTTGCTGATGATAAAGGGGAATTGTACTCTATCCCAGGAACACCACCGTCTCTTTATACTGAGTTGAAAGGTGATGCCTTTGCCCTTCGTTCAGATTATGCGATGCAAATTGACTTTGAACAGAAAGCACCTCAGTTTTCAGTCACGGATACCCACTGGGCTAAGACTTGGTTGCTTCATGAGAATGCTCCTAAAGTTGAAAAACCTGGGGTCATTGCAGATTTGCATGACAAGATTCGTGATAAAATGGGCTTTGCTCATCTAGAAGACTAG
- a CDS encoding ATP-binding cassette domain-containing protein, with protein sequence MSEKLVEIKDLEISFGEGSKKFVAVKNANFFINKGETFSLVGESGSGKTTIGRAIIGLNNTSKGEIIFDGHKINGKKSHKESSDLIRRIQMIFQDPAASLNERATVDYIISEGLYNYHLFKDEEDRKEKVQKMIHEVGLLKEHLTRYPHEFSGGQRQRIGIARALVMEPDFVIADEPISALDVSVRAQVLNLLKKFQKELGLTYLFIAHDLSVVRFISDRIAVIYKGVIVEVAETEELFNNPVHPYTQALLSAVPIPDPILERKKVLKVYDPDQHDYETDKPSMVEIRPGHYVWANQAEVARYKEALKK encoded by the coding sequence ATGTCTGAAAAATTAGTAGAAATTAAAGATTTAGAAATTTCCTTCGGTGAAGGAAGTAAGAAGTTTGTCGCAGTTAAAAACGCTAACTTCTTTATCAACAAGGGAGAAACCTTCTCTCTTGTTGGTGAGTCTGGTAGTGGGAAAACAACCATTGGTCGTGCCATTATTGGTCTAAATAATACTAGTAAAGGTGAAATCATCTTTGATGGTCATAAAATTAATGGGAAAAAATCTCATAAGGAATCATCAGACTTGATCCGTCGCATCCAGATGATTTTCCAGGACCCTGCAGCCAGCTTGAATGAGCGTGCAACAGTTGACTATATCATCTCTGAAGGTCTTTACAACTATCACTTGTTTAAAGATGAAGAAGATCGAAAAGAAAAAGTTCAAAAGATGATTCATGAAGTTGGACTTTTGAAAGAACACTTGACCCGTTACCCACACGAGTTTTCTGGTGGTCAACGCCAGCGTATCGGGATTGCCCGTGCTCTTGTGATGGAACCTGATTTCGTTATTGCGGATGAGCCAATTTCAGCCTTGGACGTATCAGTGCGTGCGCAAGTCTTGAACTTGCTCAAGAAGTTCCAAAAAGAGTTGGGCTTGACCTATCTCTTTATCGCCCATGACTTGTCAGTTGTTCGCTTTATCTCAGATCGTATCGCGGTTATCTATAAGGGAGTTATCGTCGAAGTGGCGGAGACAGAGGAGTTGTTTAACAATCCTGTCCACCCATACACTCAAGCGCTTCTATCTGCTGTACCGATTCCAGATCCAATCTTGGAACGCAAGAAGGTCTTGAAAGTTTACGATCCTGACCAACATGACTATGAGACAGACAAGCCATCTATGGTAGAAATTCGTCCAGGTCACTATGTTTGGGCCAATCAAGCAGAAGTTGCTCGATACAAAGAAGCTCTTAAAAAATAA
- a CDS encoding TrkH family potassium uptake protein has product MNKSMIRYLLSKLLLIEAVLLLVPVSVAIYYQESNQVFIALFSTIGILVLLGGLGVLRKPKNQRIYAKEGVLIVALCWILWSFFGGLPFVFSGQIPSVIDAFFEISSGFTTTGATILNDVSVLTRSLLFWRSFTHLIGGMGVLVFALAIMDNAKNSHLEVMKAEVPGPVFGKVVSKLKNTAQILYLLYLALFSLFVVIYYLAGMPLYDSFVIAMGTAGTGGFTVYNDGIAHYGSSLITYLVSIGVLVFGVNFNLYYYLMLRRVKAFLGDEELRAYIIIVLVSTGLITLNTLHLYQGVSKSVEMAFFQVSNIITTTGFGYGDITNWPLFSQFILLFLMGIGGSAGSTAGGLKVIRGLILSKIAKNQILSTLSPHRVLTLHVNKTVIDKDTQHKILKYFAIYMMIILSLIFIVSLDSNDFLVVTSAVFSCFNNIGPILGTTSSFAIFSPISKILLSFAMIAGRLEIYPILLLFMKRTWSKR; this is encoded by the coding sequence ATGAATAAAAGTATGATTCGTTACCTCCTCTCAAAACTTCTCTTGATTGAGGCTGTTCTTCTCCTAGTCCCTGTTAGTGTAGCGATCTATTACCAAGAATCCAATCAAGTATTTATCGCTCTCTTTTCTACGATTGGCATTTTAGTCCTTCTCGGTGGTCTAGGCGTTTTACGGAAACCGAAAAATCAACGGATTTATGCCAAGGAAGGGGTCTTAATTGTTGCCCTCTGTTGGATTTTATGGTCTTTCTTTGGCGGCCTCCCCTTTGTCTTTTCAGGACAAATCCCCAGCGTCATCGATGCCTTCTTTGAAATCAGTTCTGGATTTACGACTACAGGAGCAACTATTCTGAACGATGTTTCCGTTCTCACTCGTTCCCTCCTCTTCTGGCGAAGTTTCACCCACTTGATCGGAGGGATGGGGGTACTCGTCTTTGCACTTGCCATTATGGATAATGCCAAGAATAGTCACTTGGAGGTGATGAAGGCTGAGGTCCCTGGACCTGTCTTTGGCAAGGTCGTATCCAAGCTAAAAAACACTGCCCAGATTCTCTATCTGCTTTATCTGGCTCTCTTCTCCCTTTTTGTGGTTATCTACTATCTAGCAGGCATGCCTCTCTATGATAGTTTTGTCATCGCTATGGGAACGGCAGGAACTGGGGGCTTTACCGTCTATAACGACGGAATTGCCCACTATGGTAGCTCGCTCATCACCTATCTAGTTAGTATCGGAGTTCTGGTTTTTGGAGTTAACTTCAATCTCTACTACTACCTCATGCTCCGTCGGGTTAAGGCTTTCTTGGGAGATGAAGAACTACGAGCATATATCATCATTGTCCTAGTTTCTACAGGCTTGATTACGCTTAATACACTCCACCTCTATCAAGGTGTCTCTAAGAGTGTTGAAATGGCCTTCTTCCAGGTTTCCAATATCATCACGACAACAGGTTTTGGTTACGGAGATATTACCAACTGGCCCCTCTTCTCCCAATTTATCCTCCTCTTCCTCATGGGAATCGGTGGATCAGCTGGCTCAACTGCAGGTGGTCTTAAGGTGATCAGAGGACTTATCCTCTCTAAAATCGCAAAAAATCAGATTTTGTCCACCTTATCCCCTCACCGTGTTTTGACTCTACACGTCAATAAAACTGTGATTGATAAGGATACCCAGCACAAGATTCTTAAATATTTTGCTATCTATATGATGATTATTCTCTCCCTCATCTTTATCGTCAGTCTTGATAGCAATGATTTTCTAGTCGTGACCAGTGCGGTCTTCAGCTGTTTTAACAATATCGGACCTATTCTAGGTACAACCTCGAGTTTTGCCATCTTTAGTCCCATCTCTAAAATCCTACTCTCCTTTGCAATGATTGCAGGTCGTTTAGAGATATACCCAATTTTGCTACTCTTTATGAAACGTACCTGGTCTAAACGTTAA
- the trkA gene encoding Trk system potassium transporter TrkA: MKIVLVGGGKVGFALCRSLVAENHDVVLIEQDEAVLNHIVSRYDIIGLLGNGADFAILEQAGVQECDIFIALTEHDEVNMISAVLAKKMGAKETIVRVRNPEYSNSYFKEKNILGFSLIVNPELLAARAIGNIVDFPSALSVERFAGGRVSLMEFVVKDASGLCQMPISEFRKKFDVIVCALERNHELIIPGGEMTLQDKDRIFVTGNRVDMMRLHNHFKARTVKSFLIIGAGKIAYYLVGILKDSRIDTKVIEINPERARFFSEKFPNLYIVQGDGTAKDILLEESAPHYDAVATLTGVDEENIITSMFLDRVGVQKNITKVNRTSLLEIIHAPDFSSIITPKIIAVDTIMHFIRGRVNAQYSDLQAMHHLANGQIETLQFQIKEANKMTAKPLSQLKLKKGVLIAAIIRKGKTIFPTGEDMLEVGDKLLVTTLLPNITKIYDLIER, translated from the coding sequence ATGAAAATTGTCCTCGTTGGTGGAGGGAAAGTTGGTTTCGCCCTCTGTCGTTCACTGGTTGCAGAAAACCATGACGTTGTCCTCATCGAACAAGATGAGGCTGTCCTCAATCACATTGTCAGTCGCTATGATATCATAGGTCTCCTTGGAAATGGTGCTGACTTTGCCATCTTGGAGCAAGCCGGTGTTCAAGAGTGCGATATCTTTATCGCCCTAACCGAACACGATGAAGTGAATATGATTTCAGCGGTACTTGCTAAAAAAATGGGGGCTAAAGAAACCATCGTTCGGGTTCGAAATCCAGAGTACTCCAACTCCTATTTTAAGGAAAAAAACATTCTTGGATTTTCTCTCATTGTCAATCCTGAGCTTCTAGCTGCCCGTGCTATTGGGAATATTGTCGACTTCCCAAGTGCCCTTTCGGTCGAACGTTTCGCTGGAGGTCGAGTTAGCTTGATGGAGTTTGTTGTCAAAGATGCTAGCGGTCTTTGCCAGATGCCCATTTCAGAATTTCGGAAAAAATTTGATGTGATTGTGTGTGCTTTGGAGCGCAACCATGAGTTGATCATTCCCGGTGGTGAAATGACCCTTCAAGATAAGGATCGCATCTTTGTTACAGGAAATCGGGTCGATATGATGCGCCTGCACAATCATTTTAAAGCTCGGACTGTTAAGAGCTTTCTGATTATCGGAGCAGGAAAAATTGCCTACTATCTTGTCGGTATATTGAAAGACAGCCGCATTGACACCAAGGTTATCGAAATCAATCCTGAAAGAGCCCGTTTCTTTAGTGAAAAATTCCCAAATCTCTATATCGTTCAGGGAGATGGGACAGCCAAAGATATCTTACTAGAAGAAAGTGCTCCTCACTACGATGCGGTCGCAACCTTAACTGGGGTTGACGAGGAAAACATCATCACCTCCATGTTCCTTGACCGTGTTGGCGTCCAGAAAAACATCACCAAGGTCAACCGGACCAGTCTTCTAGAAATTATCCATGCACCTGATTTTTCAAGTATCATCACCCCAAAAATCATTGCAGTGGATACCATTATGCACTTTATCCGAGGTCGGGTTAATGCCCAATATTCAGACCTTCAAGCCATGCACCATCTCGCAAACGGTCAAATTGAAACTCTCCAATTCCAAATCAAGGAAGCTAATAAAATGACTGCCAAACCTCTATCACAGTTGAAATTGAAAAAAGGGGTTCTCATCGCAGCCATTATCCGAAAAGGAAAAACAATCTTCCCTACTGGAGAGGATATGCTTGAGGTGGGAGACAAGTTACTCGTGACGACCTTATTGCCAAACATCACCAAAATCTATGATTTGATTGAGAGGTAA
- a CDS encoding tRNA (cytidine(34)-2'-O)-methyltransferase: MTNHIVLFEPQIPQNTGNIARTCAATNSPLHIIKPMGFPIDDRKMKRAGLDYWDKLEIYFYDSLEDFMSQMKGKLYLISKFAEKVYSEADLASGWDHYFLFGREDKGLPEDFMREHPEKALRIPMNDEHVRSLNVSNTVCMIVYEALRQQNFAGLELVHTYEADKLK; the protein is encoded by the coding sequence ATGACAAATCACATTGTATTATTTGAACCTCAGATTCCACAAAATACAGGTAACATTGCGCGTACTTGCGCTGCGACCAATTCTCCCCTCCACATCATCAAACCGATGGGATTTCCGATTGATGATCGGAAGATGAAGCGGGCTGGTTTGGACTACTGGGATAAGCTTGAGATTTATTTTTATGACAGTTTGGAAGATTTCATGTCTCAGATGAAGGGTAAACTCTATCTGATTTCAAAATTTGCGGAAAAGGTCTATTCTGAAGCAGATTTGGCAAGTGGTTGGGATCATTATTTTCTCTTTGGACGTGAAGACAAGGGCTTGCCTGAGGACTTTATGCGAGAACATCCTGAGAAAGCTCTCCGTATTCCTATGAACGATGAGCATGTTCGCAGCCTCAATGTTTCCAATACCGTATGCATGATTGTCTATGAAGCGCTCCGTCAGCAGAATTTTGCAGGTCTTGAGCTTGTTCACACCTATGAAGCAGATAAATTGAAATAA
- a CDS encoding ECF transporter S component: MTNTRRISTIAILSAISFVLMYFDFPLLPAATFLKIEFSILPVLVGLVVMDLPAALGILLMRSLLKLLLNSQGVNTYIGLPMNIVALGVFVIVFGLIWKKERSTLRFLLASLAGTFGLTSAMLVLNYVYAVPLYAQFANFDIREIIGLSNYLMTMVLPFNLIEGVIFAVSFWLLYVLLKPTLKHYER; encoded by the coding sequence ATGACAAACACACGTCGAATTTCGACCATTGCGATTTTATCAGCCATTTCATTTGTGCTGATGTACTTTGACTTTCCGCTCTTGCCAGCGGCAACCTTCCTCAAGATCGAGTTTAGTATCTTGCCAGTCCTTGTAGGCTTGGTGGTGATGGATTTGCCAGCTGCTCTAGGAATTCTCTTGATGCGCTCACTCTTGAAGTTGCTTCTGAATAGCCAAGGAGTGAATACCTACATTGGCTTGCCAATGAATATCGTAGCTTTGGGAGTTTTTGTTATCGTCTTTGGTTTGATTTGGAAAAAGGAACGTAGCACCCTTCGTTTCCTACTAGCATCTCTAGCGGGAACTTTTGGATTGACTTCTGCCATGTTGGTTCTCAACTATGTCTATGCGGTTCCTTTATACGCGCAGTTTGCCAACTTTGATATTAGAGAAATTATAGGACTTTCTAACTACTTGATGACTATGGTATTACCTTTTAACTTGATTGAGGGTGTAATCTTTGCCGTTTCATTCTGGTTGTTATACGTCCTCTTGAAACCAACCTTAAAACATTATGAGAGATAA
- a CDS encoding phosphatase PAP2 family protein produces the protein MRDKQTFLMKGSFALLLFVLLGYMVKFYPETLVVFDQPIQTALRGDLPDYLTVLFRALTHLIDIPVIITWVAIAAFIFYRKQWKIESYFMAGNLALAGLLIVTFKNIYQRPRPAILHLVEEKGFSFPSGHSLAVTLMVGTLIVILSQRIKDPVWRKIVQIVLGFYLVSVLLSRVYLGVHYPSDVLASFCVGLGVLFIEFPFYDKLRFQWRFKGKQK, from the coding sequence ATGAGAGATAAACAAACATTTTTAATGAAGGGCAGTTTTGCCCTTTTACTTTTCGTCCTTCTTGGCTATATGGTTAAGTTCTATCCTGAAACGCTGGTCGTTTTTGATCAACCGATTCAGACTGCTCTTCGTGGGGACTTGCCAGATTATTTGACAGTTCTATTCCGTGCGCTTACGCATTTGATTGATATCCCAGTAATCATCACCTGGGTTGCCATCGCAGCCTTTATCTTTTATCGTAAGCAGTGGAAGATAGAAAGCTACTTCATGGCGGGTAATCTAGCCTTAGCCGGTCTCTTAATCGTGACCTTTAAAAATATCTACCAGCGCCCACGGCCAGCTATTTTACACTTGGTAGAGGAGAAGGGATTTTCTTTTCCAAGTGGCCATTCTCTGGCTGTAACTTTGATGGTAGGTACTCTGATTGTCATTCTCAGTCAACGGATTAAAGATCCGGTTTGGAGAAAAATTGTGCAAATCGTCCTTGGCTTCTACCTAGTCAGTGTGCTTCTATCTCGGGTCTATCTGGGAGTTCACTACCCATCAGATGTTCTTGCCAGTTTCTGTGTAGGTTTGGGGGTCTTGTTTATCGAATTTCCTTTCTATGACAAGCTTCGCTTCCAATGGCGATTTAAAGGCAAGCAGAAGTGA
- the pheS gene encoding phenylalanine--tRNA ligase subunit alpha: MSTIEEQLKALREETLASLKQITAENEKEMQDLRVSVLGKKGSLTEILKGMKDVSAEMRPIIGKHVNEARDVLTAAFEETAKLLEEKKVAAQLASESIDVTLPGRPVATGHRHVLTQTSEEIEDIFIGMGYQVVDGFEVEQDYYNFERMNLPKDHPARDMQDTFYITEEILLRTHTSPVQARAMDAHDFLKGPLKMISPGRVFRRDTDDATHSHQFHQIEGLVVGKNISMADLQGTLQLIVQKMFGEERQIRLRPSYFPFTEPSVEVDVSCFKCGGEGCNVCKKTGWIEIMGAGMVHPRVLEMSGIDATVYSGFAFGLGQERVAMLRYGINDIRGFYQGDVRFSEQFK; encoded by the coding sequence ATGTCAACTATTGAAGAACAATTAAAAGCACTTCGCGAAGAAACGCTGGCTAGCTTGAAGCAGATTACTGCTGAAAATGAAAAAGAGATGCAAGACTTGCGTGTCTCTGTCCTTGGTAAAAAAGGGTCGCTTACGGAAATCCTTAAAGGGATGAAAGATGTCTCTGCTGAGATGCGTCCAATCATCGGGAAACATGTTAATGAAGCTCGTGATGTTTTGACGGCAGCCTTTGAAGAAACAGCTAAGCTCTTGGAAGAAAAGAAAGTCGCAGCTCAACTAGCTAGCGAGAGCATTGATGTGACACTTCCAGGTCGCCCAGTTGCGACTGGGCATCGTCATGTCCTCACACAAACAAGTGAAGAAATCGAAGATATTTTCATCGGTATGGGGTACCAAGTTGTGGATGGTTTTGAAGTGGAGCAAGACTACTACAACTTTGAGCGTATGAATCTTCCAAAAGATCACCCAGCTCGCGATATGCAGGATACTTTCTATATCACTGAAGAAATCTTGCTCCGTACTCATACGTCTCCAGTTCAGGCGCGTGCTATGGATGCTCATGATTTTTTAAAAGGTCCTTTGAAAATGATCTCACCAGGACGTGTGTTCCGTCGTGATACGGACGATGCAACCCACAGTCACCAGTTCCACCAAATCGAAGGCTTGGTTGTTGGGAAAAACATCTCTATGGCAGACCTTCAAGGAACCCTTCAGTTGATCGTCCAAAAGATGTTCGGTGAAGAACGTCAGATCCGTTTGCGTCCATCTTATTTCCCATTCACAGAGCCGTCTGTTGAAGTGGATGTTTCCTGCTTCAAGTGTGGTGGAGAAGGCTGTAACGTATGTAAGAAAACAGGTTGGATTGAGATTATGGGGGCCGGTATGGTTCACCCACGTGTCCTTGAAATGAGTGGTATCGATGCGACTGTTTATTCTGGATTTGCCTTTGGTCTTGGACAAGAGCGCGTAGCCATGCTCCGCTACGGAATCAATGATATCCGTGGGTTCTATCAAGGCGATGTCCGCTTCTCAGAACAGTTTAAATAA